One region of Actinomycetes bacterium genomic DNA includes:
- a CDS encoding site-specific integrase: MFAAMLDGWGSQQLARNLAPGTVEGRQRAVRAFATHAAAYPWGWTPQMVDEWCTDLRTVRRLRRSTLRGYQ, from the coding sequence GTGTTTGCCGCGATGCTGGACGGCTGGGGCAGCCAGCAGCTGGCCCGCAACCTCGCGCCTGGGACCGTGGAGGGCCGCCAGCGGGCGGTGCGGGCGTTCGCCACCCACGCCGCGGCGTACCCGTGGGGGTGGACGCCGCAGATGGTCGATGAGTGGTGCACCGACCTGCGCACCGTGCGCCGGTTGCGCCGGTCGACGCTGCGCGGCTACCAGG
- a CDS encoding methyltransferase domain-containing protein yields the protein MRKDSYLLADHASELERLQLQSRMWEPAGRRLLGEIGEGQGTRVLDVGCGALGWLRLLSHWVGPDGQVVGTDIDQAMLAAAQQLVTDEGLDNVTLVHDDLFVSQLEPTWFDLVHARFQLAPLGRGQQQMATYLRLVRPGGTIVLEEVDPASWHFIPPAPAFEQLKPLVGEAFRKAGGDPDAAATQLELFRSAGIEVNARAEVQALPPGHPYLRLPLEYLTALHGLLRSIMDAEELQRLEKQAERELQDPGRWGVTFTLFQCWGMRGA from the coding sequence ATGCGCAAGGACTCGTACCTGTTAGCCGATCACGCCTCCGAGCTGGAGCGGCTTCAGCTCCAGTCGCGGATGTGGGAACCAGCCGGCCGACGCCTGCTCGGCGAGATCGGCGAGGGCCAGGGAACCCGGGTCCTGGACGTCGGCTGCGGCGCGCTGGGCTGGCTGCGGCTGCTCAGCCACTGGGTCGGCCCCGACGGGCAGGTCGTGGGGACCGACATCGATCAGGCGATGCTGGCCGCCGCCCAACAGCTGGTGACCGACGAAGGCCTTGACAACGTGACGCTGGTCCACGACGACCTGTTCGTCAGCCAGCTGGAGCCCACCTGGTTCGACCTGGTGCACGCCCGCTTCCAGCTCGCCCCGCTCGGTCGCGGCCAGCAGCAGATGGCGACCTACCTGCGGCTGGTCCGCCCCGGCGGCACTATTGTCTTGGAAGAGGTCGACCCGGCGTCCTGGCACTTCATCCCACCTGCGCCCGCCTTCGAGCAGCTCAAACCCCTCGTCGGCGAGGCGTTCCGCAAGGCGGGCGGCGACCCCGACGCCGCCGCCACGCAGCTGGAACTGTTCCGCAGCGCCGGCATCGAGGTCAACGCCCGCGCCGAGGTCCAGGCACTGCCCCCAGGGCACCCCTATCTACGGCTGCCGCTTGAGTACCTCACCGCCCTGCACGGGCTGCTGCGGTCGATCATGGACGCCGAGGAGCTCCAGCGGCTCGAGAAGCAAGCCGAGCGAGAGCTCCAGGACCCCGGCCGCTGGGGGGTCACGTTCACCCTCTTCCAGTGCTGGGGCATGCGTGGAGCCTAG
- a CDS encoding SRPBCC family protein, giving the protein MRVDESIVIDRPAEEVFGFLSVRTNDPVWMASVAESEWLDPAEPMGVGRRGRMVMQAMGRREFLDEVTEYEPGRRIAHRSVAGPMAIHTACIAEPAGSGCRATVVYEPERLPGGVLGRITAPLTARIVRRNFRADLARLKGILEAEAGVAR; this is encoded by the coding sequence ATGAGGGTCGATGAGAGCATCGTCATCGACCGTCCAGCCGAGGAGGTGTTCGGGTTCTTGTCCGTGCGAACCAATGACCCGGTGTGGATGGCGTCGGTGGCCGAGTCGGAGTGGCTGGATCCGGCCGAACCCATGGGGGTGGGTCGCCGCGGACGGATGGTGATGCAGGCCATGGGCCGGCGCGAGTTCCTCGACGAGGTGACCGAGTACGAGCCCGGCAGACGGATCGCGCATCGCTCGGTGGCAGGGCCGATGGCGATCCACACGGCCTGCATCGCCGAGCCGGCAGGCAGCGGTTGCCGCGCGACCGTCGTGTACGAGCCTGAGCGCCTTCCTGGCGGGGTCTTGGGCAGGATAACTGCGCCGTTGACGGCCAGGATTGTGCGCCGCAACTTCCGGGCTGACCTCGCCAGGCTCAAGGGCATCCTCGAGGCGGAGGCTGGGGTCGCGCGGTAA